One part of the Homo sapiens chromosome 19, GRCh38.p14 Primary Assembly genome encodes these proteins:
- the PPP2R1A gene encoding serine/threonine-protein phosphatase 2A 65 kDa regulatory subunit A alpha isoform isoform 1 (isoform 1 is encoded by transcript variant 1), which yields MAAADGDDSLYPIAVLIDELRNEDVQLRLNSIKKLSTIALALGVERTRSELLPFLTDTIYDEDEVLLALAEQLGTFTTLVGGPEYVHCLLPPLESLATVEETVVRDKAVESLRAISHEHSPSDLEAHFVPLVKRLAGGDWFTSRTSACGLFSVCYPRVSSAVKAELRQYFRNLCSDDTPMVRRAAASKLGEFAKVLELDNVKSEIIPMFSNLASDEQDSVRLLAVEACVNIAQLLPQEDLEALVMPTLRQAAEDKSWRVRYMVADKFTELQKAVGPEITKTDLVPAFQNLMKDCEAEVRAAASHKVKEFCENLSADCRENVIMSQILPCIKELVSDANQHVKSALASVIMGLSPILGKDNTIEHLLPLFLAQLKDECPEVRLNIISNLDCVNEVIGIRQLSQSLLPAIVELAEDAKWRVRLAIIEYMPLLAGQLGVEFFDEKLNSLCMAWLVDHVYAIREAATSNLKKLVEKFGKEWAHATIIPKVLAMSGDPNYLHRMTTLFCINVLSEVCGQDITTKHMLPTVLRMAGDPVANVRFNVAKSLQKIGPILDNSTLQSEVKPILEKLTQDQDVDVKYFAQEALTVLSLA from the exons ATGGCGGCGGCCGACGGCGACGACTCGCTGTACCCCATCGCGGTGCTCATAGACGAACTCCGCAATGAGGACGTTCAG CTTCGCCTCAACAGCATCAAGAAGCTGTCCACCATCGCCTTGGCCCTTGGGGTTGAAAGGACCCGAAGTGAGCTTCTGCCTTTCCTTACAG ATACCATCTATGATGAAGATGAGGTCCTCCTGGCCCTGGCAGAACAGCTGGGAACCTTCACTACCCTGGTGGGAGGCCCAGAGTACGTGCACTGCCTGCTG CCACCGCTGGAGTCGCTGGCCACAGTGGAGGAGACAGTGGTGCGGGACAAGGCAGTGGAGTCCTTACGGGCCATCTCACACGAGCACTCGCCCTCTGACCTGGAGGCGCACTTTGTGCCGCTAGTGAAGCGGCTGGCGGGCGGCGACTGGTTCACCTCCCGCACCTCGGCCTGCGGCCTCTTCTCCGTCTGCTACCCCCGAGTGTCCAGTGCTGTGAAGGCGGAACTTCGACA GTACTTCCGGAACCTGTGCTCAGATGACACCCCCATGGTGCGGCGGGCCGCAGCCTCCAAGCTGGGGGAGTTTGCCAAGGTGCTGGAGCTGGACAACGTCAAGAGTGAGATCATCCCCATGTTCTCCAACCTGGCCTCTGACGAGCAG GACTCGGTGCGGCTGCTGGCGGTGGAGGCGTGCGTGAACATCGCCCAGCTTCTGCCCCAGGAGGATCTGGAGGCCCTGGTGATGCCCACTCTGCGCCAGGCCGCTGAAGACAAGTCCTGGCGCGTCCGCTACATGGTGGCTGACAAGTTCACAGAG CTCCAGAAAGCAGTGGGGCCTGAGATCACCAAGACAGACCTGGTCCCTGCCTTCCAGAACCTGATGAAAGACTGTGAGGCCGAGGTGAGGGCCGCAGCCTCCCACAAGGTCAAAG AGTTCTGTGAAAACCTCTCAGCTGACTGTCGGGAGAATGTGATCATGTCCCAGATCTTGCCCTGCATCAAG GAGCTGGTGTCCGATGCCAACCAACATGTCAAGTCTGCCCTGGCCTCAGTCATCATGGGTCTCTCTCCCATCTTGGGCAAAGACAACACCATCGAGCACCTCTTGCCCCTCTTCCTGGCTCAGCTGAAGGATGAG TGCCCTGAGGTACGGCTGAACATCATCTCTAACCTGGACTGTGTGAACGAGGTGATTGGCATCCGGCAGCTGTCCCAGTCCCTGCTCCCTGCCATTGTGGAGCTGGCTGAGGACGCCAAGTGGCGGGTGCGGCTGGCCATCATTGAGTACATGCCCCTCCTGGCTGGACAGCTG GGAGTGGAGTTCTTTGATGAGAAACTTAACTCCTTGTGCATGGCCTGGCTTGTGGATCATG TATATGCCATCCGCGAGGCAGCCACCAGCAACCTGAAGAAGCTAGTGGAAAAGTTTGGGAAGGAGTGGGCCCATGCCACAATCATCCCCAAGGTCTTGGCCATGTCCGGAGACCCCAACTACCTGCACCGCATGACTACGCTCTTCTGCATCAAT GTGCTGTCTGAGGTCTGTGGGCAGGACATCACCACCAAGCACATGCTACCCACGGTTCTGCGCATGGCTGGGGACCCGGTTGCCAATGTCCGCTTCAATGTGGCCAAGTCTCTGCAGAAGATAGGGCCCATCCTGGACAACAG CACCTTGCAGAGTGAAGTCAAGCCCATCCTAGAGAAGCTGACCCAGGACCAGGATGTGGACGTCAAATACTTTGCCCAGGAGGCTCTGACTG TTCTGTCTCTCGCCTGA
- the PPP2R1A gene encoding serine/threonine-protein phosphatase 2A 65 kDa regulatory subunit A alpha isoform isoform 2 (isoform 2 is encoded by transcript variant 3): MVRRAAASKLGEFAKVLELDNVKSEIIPMFSNLASDEQDSVRLLAVEACVNIAQLLPQEDLEALVMPTLRQAAEDKSWRVRYMVADKFTELQKAVGPEITKTDLVPAFQNLMKDCEAEVRAAASHKVKEFCENLSADCRENVIMSQILPCIKELVSDANQHVKSALASVIMGLSPILGKDNTIEHLLPLFLAQLKDECPEVRLNIISNLDCVNEVIGIRQLSQSLLPAIVELAEDAKWRVRLAIIEYMPLLAGQLGVEFFDEKLNSLCMAWLVDHVYAIREAATSNLKKLVEKFGKEWAHATIIPKVLAMSGDPNYLHRMTTLFCINVLSEVCGQDITTKHMLPTVLRMAGDPVANVRFNVAKSLQKIGPILDNSTLQSEVKPILEKLTQDQDVDVKYFAQEALTVLSLA, from the exons ATGGTGCGGCGGGCCGCAGCCTCCAAGCTGGGGGAGTTTGCCAAGGTGCTGGAGCTGGACAACGTCAAGAGTGAGATCATCCCCATGTTCTCCAACCTGGCCTCTGACGAGCAG GACTCGGTGCGGCTGCTGGCGGTGGAGGCGTGCGTGAACATCGCCCAGCTTCTGCCCCAGGAGGATCTGGAGGCCCTGGTGATGCCCACTCTGCGCCAGGCCGCTGAAGACAAGTCCTGGCGCGTCCGCTACATGGTGGCTGACAAGTTCACAGAG CTCCAGAAAGCAGTGGGGCCTGAGATCACCAAGACAGACCTGGTCCCTGCCTTCCAGAACCTGATGAAAGACTGTGAGGCCGAGGTGAGGGCCGCAGCCTCCCACAAGGTCAAAG AGTTCTGTGAAAACCTCTCAGCTGACTGTCGGGAGAATGTGATCATGTCCCAGATCTTGCCCTGCATCAAG GAGCTGGTGTCCGATGCCAACCAACATGTCAAGTCTGCCCTGGCCTCAGTCATCATGGGTCTCTCTCCCATCTTGGGCAAAGACAACACCATCGAGCACCTCTTGCCCCTCTTCCTGGCTCAGCTGAAGGATGAG TGCCCTGAGGTACGGCTGAACATCATCTCTAACCTGGACTGTGTGAACGAGGTGATTGGCATCCGGCAGCTGTCCCAGTCCCTGCTCCCTGCCATTGTGGAGCTGGCTGAGGACGCCAAGTGGCGGGTGCGGCTGGCCATCATTGAGTACATGCCCCTCCTGGCTGGACAGCTG GGAGTGGAGTTCTTTGATGAGAAACTTAACTCCTTGTGCATGGCCTGGCTTGTGGATCATG TATATGCCATCCGCGAGGCAGCCACCAGCAACCTGAAGAAGCTAGTGGAAAAGTTTGGGAAGGAGTGGGCCCATGCCACAATCATCCCCAAGGTCTTGGCCATGTCCGGAGACCCCAACTACCTGCACCGCATGACTACGCTCTTCTGCATCAAT GTGCTGTCTGAGGTCTGTGGGCAGGACATCACCACCAAGCACATGCTACCCACGGTTCTGCGCATGGCTGGGGACCCGGTTGCCAATGTCCGCTTCAATGTGGCCAAGTCTCTGCAGAAGATAGGGCCCATCCTGGACAACAG CACCTTGCAGAGTGAAGTCAAGCCCATCCTAGAGAAGCTGACCCAGGACCAGGATGTGGACGTCAAATACTTTGCCCAGGAGGCTCTGACTG TTCTGTCTCTCGCCTGA